A genomic region of Alistipes megaguti contains the following coding sequences:
- the rlmN gene encoding 23S rRNA (adenine(2503)-C(2))-methyltransferase RlmN, translating to MTDREPLYGKNPQELAALCNELGLPRFAARQIARWLYVRHTEDPLRMTDLSAANRQRLAERFTPVLSAPERETRSADGTKKYLFRTLEGHFIESAYIPDGDRATLCVSSQAGCRMGCRFCATGRQGLQQSLSAAEILNQVVSLPERDRLSNLVFMGMGEPLDNTDNVLRALEILTAEWGFAWSPTRITLSTAGVVPQLERFLNESKVHLAVSLHNPFHDERAEIMPVEKVWPIARVVEILRRYDFTHQRRVSFEYIVMSGMNDSPRHIRELSRLLNGIKCRINLIRFHKIPGSPYFSPDAEAMIRFRDALTARGIQTTIRASRGEDIQAACGLLSTRMKNEPA from the coding sequence ATGACTGATCGTGAGCCGTTATACGGGAAAAATCCACAGGAGCTTGCCGCCCTCTGCAACGAACTGGGTCTACCGCGGTTTGCGGCCCGGCAAATCGCCCGCTGGCTCTATGTCCGCCACACGGAGGATCCGCTGCGGATGACCGACCTCTCGGCTGCCAACCGCCAGCGGCTGGCCGAACGCTTCACCCCGGTGCTCTCCGCGCCAGAACGCGAAACCCGTTCGGCGGACGGCACCAAGAAGTATCTCTTCCGTACGCTCGAAGGGCATTTCATCGAGTCGGCATATATCCCCGACGGCGACCGTGCGACCCTCTGCGTCTCGTCGCAGGCCGGATGCCGCATGGGCTGCCGCTTCTGTGCCACGGGACGACAGGGGCTGCAGCAGTCACTCTCGGCGGCCGAGATCCTCAACCAGGTGGTTTCGCTCCCCGAACGCGACCGTCTCTCGAATCTCGTCTTCATGGGCATGGGCGAACCCCTCGACAACACGGACAACGTCCTGCGGGCCCTCGAGATCCTCACCGCAGAGTGGGGGTTTGCCTGGTCGCCGACCCGCATTACCCTCTCCACGGCCGGCGTCGTCCCCCAGCTCGAGCGGTTCCTCAACGAGTCGAAGGTCCATCTGGCCGTCAGCCTGCACAACCCCTTTCACGACGAAAGAGCCGAGATCATGCCCGTCGAAAAGGTTTGGCCCATCGCCCGGGTGGTCGAAATCCTGCGCCGGTACGACTTCACCCATCAGCGGCGCGTCTCGTTCGAATACATCGTCATGAGCGGCATGAACGACTCGCCGCGTCATATCCGCGAGCTGTCGCGGCTGCTGAACGGAATCAAATGCCGGATCAATCTGATCCGGTTCCACAAGATTCCCGGGTCTCCCTACTTCTCGCCCGATGCCGAGGCGATGATCCGCTTCCGCGATGCCCTGACCGCCCGCGGCATTCAGACCACGATCCGCGCCTCACGCGGGGAGGATATTCAGGCCGCCTGCGGACTGCTGAGCACCCGAATGAAAAACGAACCCGCTTAA
- the rsmG gene encoding 16S rRNA (guanine(527)-N(7))-methyltransferase RsmG: MEKIYGYFPELDAVQRERLAALYDLYADWNAKINVVSRKDFDQLYVRHVLHSLAIAKVCRFDDGARILDVGCGGGFPSIPLAILFPGAHFMAADSIRKKITVVEGVSRSLGLENLTPRCVRVETLTERFDYVVSRAVTAMPEFVKWVWPKLERGRHGTLPNGILYLKGGDLAEELARTGKHWDLYDIHTFFDEEFFETKKVVYTPKK; encoded by the coding sequence CTGGAAAAAATCTACGGATACTTCCCCGAACTGGACGCCGTGCAGCGCGAGCGGCTGGCGGCCCTGTATGATCTCTACGCCGACTGGAACGCGAAGATCAACGTCGTTTCGCGCAAGGATTTCGACCAGCTTTACGTGCGTCACGTGCTCCACTCGCTGGCCATTGCGAAGGTGTGCCGTTTCGACGACGGGGCGCGGATTCTCGACGTGGGATGCGGCGGGGGATTCCCCTCCATTCCGCTGGCGATCCTCTTCCCGGGGGCGCACTTCATGGCGGCGGATTCGATCCGCAAGAAGATCACGGTGGTCGAGGGGGTCTCGCGGAGCCTGGGGCTTGAGAACCTGACGCCGCGCTGCGTGCGGGTCGAGACGCTGACCGAACGCTTCGACTACGTGGTGTCGCGGGCCGTGACGGCGATGCCGGAGTTCGTGAAGTGGGTGTGGCCGAAGCTCGAACGGGGTCGGCATGGCACGCTGCCCAACGGCATCCTCTACCTCAAAGGGGGCGATCTGGCCGAGGAGCTGGCCCGTACGGGTAAACACTGGGATCTCTACGATATCCATACGTTCTTCGACGAGGAGTTCTTCGAGACGAAAAAGGTGGTCTACACCCCGAAAAAATAG
- a CDS encoding RNA polymerase sigma factor — protein MEIADYIVADDRELVTQALRGDDTAFEYLFNRYRDAIHRLFVQRLGGTNDADDLLQETFIKVYINLHRYSGEFTFGQWVYTIARNTFIDFVRRRQDDLPIDERFAAPASSAPTPEESVINLQQRTQIEHYLERLAPRYRQLIVMRFFDEYSYEEIAAKLSLPLGTVKTQIHRAREQMCRLIAEGENR, from the coding sequence ATGGAGATAGCCGACTATATCGTAGCCGACGACCGGGAGCTGGTTACGCAGGCGCTCAGGGGGGACGACACGGCCTTCGAGTACCTGTTCAACCGCTATCGGGATGCGATCCACCGCCTCTTCGTGCAGCGGCTCGGGGGGACGAACGATGCCGACGACCTGCTGCAGGAGACCTTCATCAAGGTCTATATCAACCTGCACCGTTACAGCGGTGAATTCACCTTCGGACAGTGGGTCTATACCATTGCGCGGAACACCTTCATTGATTTTGTGCGGCGGCGTCAGGATGATCTTCCGATCGACGAACGTTTTGCCGCTCCGGCCTCGAGTGCCCCGACCCCCGAGGAGAGTGTCATCAACCTGCAGCAGCGGACGCAGATCGAGCACTATCTCGAACGGCTGGCTCCGCGCTACCGTCAGTTGATTGTCATGCGCTTCTTCGACGAGTACTCCTACGAGGAGATTGCGGCCAAGCTCTCGCTGCCGCTCGGGACGGTGAAGACGCAGATCCACCGGGCCCGGGAGCAGATGTGCCGGCTGATCGCCGAAGGCGAGAACCGTTGA
- a CDS encoding glycosyltransferase family 2 protein: protein MRFFEQILVSYGWEGLALAGSILLMFGVQLYYYIFVYGRIPGYKNNRRAAILDREPPVSVIIPMFSEDYTFVEERLPLILAQAYPDFEVVIVYVGHDTDFYEDLMRLKQSFPQITTTKIHLDPRFPISRKMALNVGIKSAHCEHLLFTSTDACPQTDRWLSLMAKGFMRGDIVVGYCGVERRKGFANYLMRTWRMMHAADWIARAVRNRAYRGTLHNLGFTKSLYFGVNGFDHLNMNIGEDDLFMQRIMTRDNVSVILSPRATLRERTWGGLGWWMSQLRYYGSAFRFYPRDVKSYIRWEPVSRSLFFVTVICALAVMPLEYKLGALLFLLLRYGIVVWEVRRVARRLGEEGILGRYFLYDLLSPLWAAALALTLVRRDERVWR from the coding sequence ATGCGATTCTTCGAACAAATTCTGGTCAGCTATGGCTGGGAGGGCCTTGCGCTTGCGGGGTCGATCCTTCTGATGTTCGGCGTACAGCTCTACTACTATATCTTTGTCTACGGTCGCATTCCAGGCTACAAGAACAACCGTCGGGCGGCGATTCTTGACCGGGAGCCTCCGGTTTCGGTGATCATTCCGATGTTTTCGGAGGACTACACGTTTGTGGAGGAGCGTCTTCCGCTGATACTGGCGCAGGCCTATCCCGATTTCGAGGTAGTGATCGTCTACGTGGGTCACGATACGGATTTCTATGAGGATCTCATGCGGCTGAAGCAGTCCTTCCCGCAGATCACAACGACGAAGATTCATCTGGATCCTCGTTTTCCGATTTCGCGGAAGATGGCGCTCAACGTGGGCATCAAGTCGGCGCACTGCGAGCATCTGCTCTTCACTTCGACGGATGCCTGCCCGCAGACCGACCGCTGGCTGTCGCTGATGGCCAAGGGCTTCATGCGGGGCGACATCGTGGTGGGCTATTGCGGTGTCGAGCGTCGGAAGGGTTTTGCCAACTACCTGATGCGGACGTGGCGGATGATGCACGCGGCCGACTGGATCGCGCGCGCGGTGCGCAACCGGGCCTACCGGGGGACGCTTCACAACCTGGGTTTCACCAAGAGCCTCTACTTCGGGGTCAACGGCTTCGACCACCTGAACATGAACATCGGTGAGGATGATCTCTTCATGCAGCGGATCATGACGCGCGACAACGTGAGTGTGATTCTTTCGCCGCGGGCGACGCTTCGCGAGAGGACGTGGGGCGGACTGGGCTGGTGGATGAGCCAGCTGCGCTACTACGGTTCGGCCTTCCGGTTCTATCCGCGCGACGTGAAGAGTTATATCCGCTGGGAGCCGGTGTCGCGAAGTCTCTTCTTCGTGACGGTGATCTGCGCGCTGGCGGTCATGCCGCTGGAGTATAAGCTCGGAGCACTGCTCTTTCTGTTGCTGCGCTACGGCATTGTGGTGTGGGAGGTCCGGCGGGTGGCACGTCGTTTGGGTGAAGAGGGGATTCTGGGGCGTTACTTTCTGTATGATCTGCTGAGCCCGCTGTGGGCGGCGGCGCTGGCCCTGACGCTGGTGCGTCGAGACGAACGCGTATGGAGATAG
- the tgt gene encoding tRNA guanosine(34) transglycosylase Tgt has translation MKFTLQHKDPASAARAGEIVTDHGKILTPIFMPVGTAATVKGIFHRDVKNEARAQIILANTYHLYLRPGMEIIERAGGVHRFSTWDGPMLTDSGGFQVFSLADCRKLREEGCHFRSHIDGSKHLFTPESVIDTERTIGADIMMAFDECPPGDAPRDYAARSLALTERWLDRCFNRYHQTAPKYGHYQALFPIVQGCSYPDLRAHAAENVKQYDADGYAIGGLAVGEPTEVMYEMIEVVNAILPQDRPRYLMGVGTPVNILEAIERGVDMFDCVMPTRNGRNGQLFTAQGVINIRNKKWEDDFSPIDPEGFAFVDTLYSKAYLHHLAVCGEMLAAQIASLHNIAFYLRLVGEARSHILAGDFVPWKQAMVEKLTRRL, from the coding sequence ATGAAATTTACCCTCCAACACAAAGACCCCGCCTCGGCCGCCCGCGCCGGTGAGATCGTCACCGACCACGGAAAGATCCTTACGCCGATCTTCATGCCCGTCGGTACGGCCGCCACCGTCAAGGGAATCTTCCACCGCGACGTGAAGAACGAGGCCCGTGCCCAGATCATTCTGGCCAATACATACCACCTCTATCTCCGACCCGGAATGGAGATCATCGAACGCGCCGGTGGCGTCCACCGCTTCTCGACCTGGGACGGCCCGATGCTCACCGACAGCGGCGGTTTCCAGGTCTTCTCGCTGGCCGACTGCCGCAAGCTGCGCGAGGAGGGGTGTCATTTCCGCTCGCACATCGACGGCTCGAAGCACCTCTTCACGCCGGAGAGCGTCATCGACACCGAACGCACGATCGGCGCCGACATCATGATGGCCTTCGACGAATGCCCCCCCGGCGACGCCCCGCGCGACTACGCCGCCCGTTCGCTCGCCCTGACCGAACGTTGGCTCGACCGATGCTTCAACCGATACCACCAGACCGCGCCCAAATACGGCCACTATCAGGCGTTGTTCCCCATCGTACAGGGCTGCTCGTACCCCGATCTGCGGGCCCATGCCGCCGAAAACGTCAAGCAGTACGATGCCGACGGTTATGCCATCGGCGGTCTGGCCGTCGGCGAACCCACCGAAGTAATGTACGAGATGATCGAGGTGGTCAACGCCATCCTCCCCCAGGACCGGCCCCGCTATCTGATGGGCGTCGGCACGCCCGTCAACATCCTCGAGGCCATCGAACGAGGCGTCGACATGTTCGACTGCGTAATGCCCACCCGAAACGGCCGGAACGGGCAGCTGTTCACCGCCCAGGGCGTCATCAACATCCGAAACAAGAAGTGGGAGGACGACTTCTCGCCGATCGACCCCGAAGGCTTTGCCTTCGTCGACACGCTCTACTCGAAGGCCTATCTGCACCATCTGGCCGTCTGCGGCGAGATGCTCGCCGCACAGATCGCCTCGCTGCACAACATCGCCTTCTACCTGCGTCTGGTGGGCGAGGCACGCAGCCACATCCTGGCCGGCGACTTCGTCCCGTGGAAACAGGCAATGGTCGAAAAACTCACAAGAAGACTCTGA
- a CDS encoding LptF/LptG family permease translates to MKFRFPGFKILDRYILGKFLSTYFFAIAMIIVIVVIFDYAEKIDDFTATHAPMKAILLENYLNFVPFFINQFSGLFTFIACIFFTSKMAYQTEIVAMLSGGMSFRRLMWPYFLGALIIASLSLTLNLWVIPRAQSRVIAFQQKYIPKKQNTRYDRHIYRQIEPGTFAYIRGYNGNANQASFFVLERYEDGEMVRSLEAADARFDPETKRWTATRYTKREFTADGGETFEQFRNLDTLINLEVAELGAINDLIQTMNISELNRFLEQQRAKGSDSINIIEVEKHARYAYPLSTFILTLIGVSLSSRKVRGGTGLHIGIGTGLCFSYILFNRFFEEFAKSGTLPTGLAVWLPNIIYLFIAVYLYRKAPK, encoded by the coding sequence ATGAAATTCCGCTTCCCCGGCTTCAAGATCCTGGACCGGTACATACTCGGCAAGTTCCTGTCGACCTACTTCTTCGCCATCGCGATGATCATCGTCATCGTCGTCATCTTCGACTACGCCGAGAAGATCGACGACTTCACGGCCACACATGCCCCGATGAAGGCCATCCTGCTGGAGAACTACCTGAACTTCGTCCCCTTCTTCATCAACCAGTTCAGCGGCCTGTTCACCTTCATCGCCTGCATCTTCTTCACCTCGAAGATGGCCTATCAGACCGAAATCGTCGCCATGCTCTCGGGCGGAATGTCCTTCCGACGGCTCATGTGGCCCTACTTCCTCGGCGCACTGATCATCGCCTCGCTCTCGCTGACGCTCAACCTCTGGGTCATCCCCCGGGCACAGAGCCGCGTGATCGCCTTCCAGCAGAAGTACATCCCAAAAAAACAGAACACACGCTACGACCGACACATCTACCGGCAGATCGAACCCGGAACGTTCGCCTACATCCGCGGCTACAACGGAAACGCCAACCAGGCCTCGTTCTTCGTCCTCGAGCGCTACGAGGACGGCGAGATGGTCCGCTCGCTCGAGGCCGCCGACGCGCGGTTCGACCCCGAAACCAAGCGCTGGACAGCCACCCGCTACACCAAACGTGAATTTACGGCCGACGGCGGCGAAACCTTCGAACAGTTCCGAAACCTCGACACGCTCATCAACCTCGAAGTGGCCGAACTGGGCGCCATCAACGACCTGATTCAGACCATGAACATCTCCGAGCTGAACCGCTTCCTCGAACAGCAGCGTGCCAAGGGTTCCGACTCGATCAACATCATCGAGGTCGAAAAGCACGCCCGATACGCCTATCCGCTCTCGACATTCATCCTCACGCTGATCGGTGTCTCGCTCTCCTCGCGCAAGGTCCGCGGTGGAACGGGCCTGCACATCGGCATCGGCACGGGACTCTGCTTCTCGTACATCCTCTTCAACCGATTCTTCGAGGAGTTTGCCAAGAGCGGAACGCTCCCCACGGGTCTGGCCGTCTGGCTGCCCAACATCATCTACCTGTTCATCGCCGTCTACCTCTACCGGAAAGCGCCGAAATAG
- a CDS encoding PASTA domain-containing protein: MQKPSTSLIDRLREHKLLWNLLLIVVIILAMAIAAHLLMQIGTRHGARRTVPDFSGIPLDEARHLARKHDLKLQINDSLFVPAYEGGIILDQLPEGGVEVKPGRTVYITINSFRQKMVPVPYVAGRSLRQAKNMLEIAGLEIAEIVYRPDIATNYVLEEVCDGKPVQQNSRIEAEMGSGVTLYVGLEEGASSTIVPQVVGQPLAQAKGRLWESGLNVGRIDFDEGINLLNQKEARVYIQIPGAEHSASLGSRIDLRLTLDMEKLGKYRSEAEKLAAQAAEARKAEEQLEADSLARISLDETLEGPREADRTRENDDNEGFFD; encoded by the coding sequence ATGCAGAAACCATCCACCAGCCTTATCGATCGTCTCCGGGAGCACAAACTCCTCTGGAACCTCCTGCTCATCGTCGTGATCATCCTGGCGATGGCCATCGCCGCACATCTGCTCATGCAGATCGGAACCCGCCACGGAGCCCGGCGCACGGTCCCCGACTTCTCCGGCATACCGCTCGACGAGGCCCGCCATCTGGCCCGCAAGCACGACCTCAAACTCCAGATCAACGACTCGCTCTTCGTCCCGGCATACGAGGGCGGAATCATCCTCGACCAACTCCCCGAGGGCGGCGTCGAGGTAAAACCCGGACGGACGGTCTACATCACGATCAACTCCTTCCGCCAGAAGATGGTCCCCGTACCCTATGTCGCCGGGCGTTCGCTCCGGCAGGCCAAGAACATGCTCGAAATCGCCGGTCTGGAGATCGCCGAAATCGTATACCGCCCGGACATCGCCACGAACTATGTCCTCGAGGAGGTGTGTGACGGCAAGCCCGTCCAGCAGAACTCCCGCATCGAGGCCGAAATGGGCTCCGGCGTGACGCTCTACGTCGGTCTCGAGGAGGGCGCCTCCTCGACGATCGTCCCGCAGGTGGTGGGGCAGCCCCTCGCCCAGGCCAAGGGGCGCCTCTGGGAATCGGGCCTCAACGTCGGTCGCATCGACTTCGACGAAGGGATCAATCTGCTCAATCAGAAGGAGGCCCGCGTCTACATCCAGATCCCCGGGGCGGAGCACAGCGCCTCGCTGGGTTCGCGCATCGATCTGCGGCTCACGCTCGACATGGAGAAACTCGGGAAATACCGCTCCGAGGCCGAAAAGCTGGCCGCTCAGGCGGCCGAAGCCCGCAAGGCCGAGGAACAGCTGGAGGCCGATTCGCTGGCCCGGATCTCGCTGGATGAGACGCTGGAAGGCCCCCGGGAGGCGGACCGCACCCGGGAAAACGACGATAACGAAGGCTTTTTCGACTGA
- a CDS encoding RluA family pseudouridine synthase — MGTETSAEMSAEMSAGGTTETSAGARSAERTVKERLESEGEEGAKARTSNGKEAAADDELSDIDESGDEGEEEAGLYEHFAVTADKGQTPMRLDKFLTVRMEHCSRNRIQAAADSGNILVNGKPAKSSYKVKPLDRIQIVLPYPRRETELVAENIPLDIPYEDEHLLIVNKPAGMVVHPGVGNYTGTLVNALMYHLNAQGIPAEEQNRAGLVHRIDKNTSGLLVIAKDEQTHARLAKQFFDHTIQRRYVALVWGNLEEDEGTITGNIGRSPKDRQKMYVFADGSQGKHAVTHWKVLRRYGYVTLVECRLETGRTHQIRVHMAWIGHPLFNDERYGGDRILKGTTFAKYRQFIENCFAVMPRHALHARLLGFEHPATHQQVLFDSELPDDFKALLARWDTYVAGARGQEEQ, encoded by the coding sequence ATGGGGACGGAGACGTCCGCAGAGATGTCCGCGGAGATGTCCGCGGGCGGGACAACGGAAACGTCGGCGGGGGCCCGTTCTGCGGAGCGGACGGTCAAAGAGAGGCTCGAGTCGGAGGGTGAAGAGGGTGCAAAGGCCCGGACCTCGAACGGAAAAGAGGCCGCAGCCGACGACGAACTGTCCGATATCGACGAATCCGGCGATGAGGGCGAAGAGGAGGCCGGGCTCTATGAGCACTTCGCCGTGACGGCCGACAAGGGGCAGACCCCGATGCGGCTGGACAAGTTCCTCACCGTGAGGATGGAGCACTGCTCGCGCAACCGTATTCAGGCCGCGGCCGACAGCGGAAACATCCTCGTAAACGGCAAGCCGGCCAAGTCGAGCTACAAGGTCAAGCCGCTCGACCGCATTCAGATCGTGCTGCCCTATCCGCGGCGCGAAACGGAGCTCGTGGCCGAGAACATCCCGTTGGACATCCCCTACGAGGACGAGCATCTGCTTATCGTCAACAAACCCGCCGGAATGGTCGTCCATCCCGGTGTGGGGAACTACACCGGAACGCTGGTCAACGCCCTGATGTACCACCTCAACGCCCAGGGGATCCCGGCCGAGGAGCAGAACCGCGCCGGACTGGTCCACCGCATCGACAAGAACACCTCGGGGCTGCTCGTCATCGCCAAGGACGAACAGACCCATGCCCGGCTGGCCAAGCAGTTCTTCGACCATACGATCCAGCGCCGCTACGTCGCACTCGTCTGGGGCAACCTCGAAGAGGATGAGGGAACCATCACCGGAAACATCGGCCGAAGCCCCAAGGACCGGCAGAAGATGTATGTCTTCGCCGACGGGTCGCAGGGCAAGCACGCCGTGACGCACTGGAAGGTGCTGCGCCGATACGGATACGTCACCCTCGTGGAGTGCCGGCTCGAGACGGGACGCACCCATCAGATCCGCGTCCACATGGCCTGGATCGGACATCCGCTCTTCAACGACGAGCGTTACGGCGGCGACCGCATCCTCAAGGGCACGACCTTTGCCAAATACAGGCAGTTCATCGAAAACTGCTTCGCCGTGATGCCACGCCATGCGCTCCACGCCCGGCTGTTGGGTTTCGAGCACCCGGCCACCCATCAGCAGGTCCTCTTCGACAGCGAACTCCCCGACGACTTCAAGGCCCTGCTGGCCCGGTGGGACACCTACGTCGCCGGCGCCCGCGGTCAGGAGGAGCAATAG